A stretch of the Malus sylvestris chromosome 10, drMalSylv7.2, whole genome shotgun sequence genome encodes the following:
- the LOC126586227 gene encoding peptide methionine sulfoxide reductase B5-like, producing MGLHILRSSPLSSSKTIIFNPTTITPTLSNLLRPPSPKPASLFRTHFTTLPPKPIASVIPAAGFAGSLHRSKGSFRGGVVVAMAAPGSDQKSEEEWRTVLSPEQFRILRQKGTEYPGTGEYDKFFEEGIYNCAGCGTPLYRSTTKFNSGCGWPAFYEGLPGAINFNPDPDGMRTEITCAACGGHLGHVFKGEGFPTPTDERHCVNSISLKFAPPTSNPSQ from the exons ATGGGCTTGCACATTCTGAGGTCATCTCCCCTTTCTTCCTCCAAGACCATAATCTTCAACCCCACCACCATCACACCCACTCTCTCCAACCTCCTCCGCCCTCCAAGCCCTAAACCCGCTTCTCTCTTCCGAACCCATTTCACAACTTTACCTCCAAAACCCATCGCAAGCGTTATACCCGCTGCTGGGTTTGCTGGGTCTTTGCACCGCAGCAAGGGGAGCTTTCGTGGCGGGGTAGTTGTAGCCATGGCTGCACCTGGGTCGGATCAGAAGTCTGAGGAGGAGTGGCGGACCGTGCTCTCTCCCGAGCAGTTTCGGATTCTGAGGCAGAAAGGCACAGA GTATCCGGGCACAGGAGAATATGACAAGTTCTTTGAGGAGGGAATCTATAACTGTGCAGGATGCGGGACTCCTCTCTACAGATCCACAACCAAATTTAATTCTGGTTGTGGCTGGCCAGCTTTTTATGAGGGTCTTCCTGGGGCCATAAATTTTAAC CCAGACCCAGATGGAATGAGGACTGAAATTACATGTGCGGCTTGTGGTGGACACCTGGGTCATGTATTCAAAGGAGAAGGTTTTCCAACACCCACAGATGAACGCCATTGCGTCAATAGTATTTCACTCAAGTTTGCCCCTCCCACTTCTAATCCATCTCAGTGA
- the LOC126586216 gene encoding K(+) efflux antiporter 3, chloroplastic-like isoform X3 has product MACSLSISRFSGCSFIPYSSNQQVHPLSYATNYKTRHPPFVARNFLGNPLLASSVCGWRGLYFSNHQPVLSKRLRIHAGLDVASAGDVISDLGFDTLTFLAVTVIIVPAFKIIKASPILGFFFAGITLNQFGLIRNLTDVKVLSEWGILFLLFEMGLELSFSRLKALAKFAFGMGLTQVVLSTLAFTAFELPPNGAIGTQILTFLFNSRPDLVNIRSVDEAVVIGAALSLSSSAFVLQLLAEKGELPTRFGSATLGILLLQDIAVVPLLVILPVLESQNLAEESIWPMLLKESLKALGGLGILSLGGKFLLRRVFEFVAEARSSEAFVALCLLTVAGTSLLTQKLGFSDTLGAFLAGALLAETNFRTQIEADIRPFRGLLLGLFFVTTGTSIDTQLLFREWPNVLSLLAGLIVIKTLIITAIGPRVGLTLQESVRIGLLLSQGGEFGFVVFSLANRLGVLPLELNKLLIIVVVLSMALTPLLNDAGRRAAELIDDKFGAEDKTAEVVNFDSSEPVVILGFGQMGQVLANFLSTPLASGINSDNLGWPFVAFDLDPSVVKASRELGFPILYGDGSRPAVLQSAGIASPKAVMVMYTARSKTTEAVQRLRHAFPAVMISLSLSIHYKHIGCNH; this is encoded by the exons ATGGCCTGCTCTCTGTCCATATCACGGTTTTCTGGGTGTTCTTTTATTCCGTATTCCAGTAACCAGCAAGTGCATCCGTTATCATATGCCACTAATTACAAGACAAGGCATCCCCCTTTTGTTGCAAGAAACTTCTTGGGAAATCCTTTACTAGCTTCCTCTGTATGCGGATGGAGAGGACTTTATTTCTCAAACCACCAACCAGTCCTTTCAAAAAGATTGCGGATACATGCAGGACTTGATGTTGCCAGCGCTGGTGATGTCATTAGTGATTTGGGATTTGATACTTTGACGTTCTTAGCTGTTACTGTCATTATCGTTCCAGCATTCAAGATCATTAAAGCTAGTCCT ATACTTGGTTTCTTCTTTGCGGGGATTACACTCAATCAATTTGGCTTGATTCGGAATCTTACAGATGTGAAAGTGTTGTCTGAATGGGGCATTCTTTTCTTG CTGTTTGAGATGGGCTTGGAGCTTTCATTTTCGCGTCTGAAGGCTCTTGCAAAATTTGCCTTCGGAATGGGATTAACTCAG GTCGTATTATCTACTCTTGCTTTCACAGCCTTCGAACTTCCACCTAATGGGGCTATTGGAACCCAAATTTTGACGTTCCTCTTTAACTCAAGGCCTGATTTG GTCAACATTAGAAGCGTTGATGAAGCCGTAGTGATTGGTGCTGCTCTCTCTCTGTCTTCTTCAGCTTTTGTACTTCAG CTACTTGCAGAGAAAGGTGAACTCCCTACAAGATTTGGGTCAGCAACTTTAGGGATACTTCTTTTACAG GACATAGCAGTCGTACCTCTCTTAGTCATACTTCCAGTGCTGGAAAGCCAG aACCTAGCAGAGGAAAGTATATGGCCAATGCTTCTGAAGGAAAGTCTAAAAGCCTTAGGTGGACTTGGTATTCTTTCTCTTGGAGGAAAATTCCTTCTTAGACGAGTTTTTGAG TTTGTGGCAGAAGCAAGGAGCTCTGAGGCTTTTGTTGCACTTTGCTTATTGACAGTTGCCGGGACCTCACTTCTCACCCAGAAGTTGGGTTTCAGTGACACG CTTGGAGCATTTTTGGCTGGAGCACTGTTAGCGGAAACAAATTTCCGGACACAAATTGAAGCTGATATAAGGCCATTTCGAGGCCTACTTCTTGGATTATTTTTTGTAACTACTGGGACGTCCATTGACACGCAG CTTCTTTTCCGAGAGTGGCCGAATGTGCTTTCTCTCTTGGCAGGTTTGATTGTCATCAAGACACTGATAATAACAGCAATAGGCCCTCGTGTTGGACTTACTTTACAAGAAAGTGTAAGAATAGGACTGCTTCTATCTCAAGGAGGCGAGTTCGGATTTGTAGTTTTTTCACTTGCAAATAG GCTTGGTGTACTGCCACTCGAGCTTAACAAGTTGCTTATAATTGTTGTTGTCTTGTCAATGGCATTGACCCCATTGCTTAATGATGCTGGAAGAAGGGCTGCTGAATTGATTGATGACAAATTTGGTGCCGAGGAT AAAACTGCTGAGGTGGTGAACTTTGATTCAAGTGAACCTGTTGTTATTCTTGGATTTGGACAAATGGGCCAG GTCCTTGCCAATTTCTTGTCCACCCCATTGGCTTCCGGGATAAATAGCGATAATCTGGGATGGCCGTTTGTAGCTTTTGATCTGGATCCTTCTGTGGTGAAG GCGTCTAGGGAACTTGGTTTTCCAATTCTGTATGGGGATGGATCACGTCCAGCAGTTTTGCAATCTGCTGGCATCGCTTCCCCAAAAGCTGTCATGGTTATGTACACTGCGAGGAGTAAAACTACTGAGGCCGTTCAAAGGCTTCGACATGCTTTCCCAGCGGtaatgatctctctctctct gtcaaTCCATTATAAGCACATAGGATGCAA TCACTAG